Part of the Montipora foliosa isolate CH-2021 chromosome 13, ASM3666993v2, whole genome shotgun sequence genome is shown below.
ttttttattgcaaaattttacattatcatgatttgtttttcataactttcacaTCTTGCTTTATGTTACACAACAGGTGCAAACAGTACAATGAACTAATCCAAATttgtagcaattccatgtaacttacAAGAAGCCCGGGAAAATCGCTCATGCAAGTCATGAttcgttttggttttccttctcattggttgataagcTGGCCAGAGATTCTCAAACCAATCACCAAGCATAGCAATTGCAATTgcataattactttcgacagtcatttaaAAACTGCTCTAATAGTAATATGAAAATTTAATGGTGGGTAAATATTAATTACTGATATTGTTGTAATGAAATGCAACTTTCCAACTGTGGTTTTATTTACCTTTGATAGTCTGAAGTCAACTAGGAGAGAACCATTCATGTCAATGAGATTGATCTTGATGCTCAGTTTCTTCTGTCGTTTATCAGTGGTGAAAATTGTAACCTATGGATATGAAACAGGACATACAGacatgaactttatttaagagtCTTGCGTGTTTAGGTGATGTAAAAAGATTCATTCAATTATCATAAAACTCCCatgttccttttctttaaaCATCTATTTTCAaactatgtacatgtacattgtactacaaggttgagacactgaatcgaaaattcacctcttcttcctaaaaacCCCTCTTCCAGTTCAGAGAAGTCGCAAtgcccctccctccctctcccctcggttttcaatgttgataccctttagtttgAATGCCAAATTTGTCACACTGGCCAATAGAGAATCAGAAAAGTATAGTCCAAACCACCTCTCACCAAATTTATTGATTTGAACCAGATCATGCCGCAACTTACTTGATGCTGCGAATTGACTAAGAAGTTGTATTTGAGGTTGTCGAGAACTTCCTTCAatttaaaaagcattttttCTGGTGTCTTCTTTGTATGAAAGCGTGTCATTCTCTTCACCAGTCTCTGAAATGGTGTCTGAAAGGGAAAAATcccattattttaaaattacttcTCTCAAGAATGTCACACCTTTCAAGATCCAAACAATCAGATTACTTTCTTTGGTATTGTCCAAATTGTCAAGGGAAACATACCGTAACATTTTAATTATTTCAGTTCTAAGTATTCACCCTACAACATGGTATCACCAAAACTGCTCACAAGTGAAACACCAAACAGTAAACGAGgagtgcagcccagtggttagggcgcatgccttgagatccagagatgcCGGGTTTaggacacgttctgaccactcattgaatttgttccaggtagtcggtggttcaatttcctggctgcacttgtaaatagccaactggtttgtctctggccagttgggattcttaaagttgttctgttcaatgctcggagatattagctattACAATCCGGGTCACAAGACTtgaggacacttgtcaaatttggccgaaaagtagagaattaaCTGTACATCCTTCCATCGTTTCATGTATGAGCAACGCATGTTCTTCTTTTGCTGCCTTTTTTTGCCTCCCCCCtttcccccagacaatgttggaACATTAGAGCGATCAATGAACTAATCTTGATTTCGGGGACCATGAAAAATtgtaatgggggggggggggtggggggaaaccaggaattgtcccaacagttttgaccaggattgtacattgtagctactctaaaaatctgaGGGTTAATAATGTTCTATTTTCTATTTCTAACATAAGCTACAACAGCAACAGGAGAGCCATCCAAAAGCATTTAATTTTTAGATTCTTATACATGCATCTTAAAAAGAACTTGCTACCCTCCCTTCTTATGGTTGAAAAGTCATTAGCAGGTTTAGTTAAAACTCTATGCAAAAAACCAATGAAGAAAGAATTCTCTGAAGCAATTTCAGAGCTACCTTCTGGAGGTAAAGTACCTCGTGAGGGCTTAACAACTGGAGAATTTAAGTAGCTCTAAATCCACTCAAGGCAATTTTTTAACtgtgcagagagtttcatctaaGCCAGCTAATGACTTTTCCAGCAATTAATAGGGTAATCATTGAGGTTGTTTTTTTAGATAGgcttttaaagacaaaatacaaGGTTTTGTTGGATAGCATtcttgttgctatggtgacccATTAGGTGCAAAAAGAGTGATGAAGAGGCAATGCAAGTTCAATAAGACAAAACTCTTGACATCACCTGAGATGCTCCTGGGGTGCATTGCATTTGCGTACTGAGCAGCATGTGATCAAGATGAACAGGTTGTGAAAAACACAACCCATTTACCCCTCTATCATcatccacattgtccaaaatgCCACTACCAATACCACTGTCTAGTCGACGAGGCTCTGGTTGGGATGCAGAAATGTGATCTCTAAACAAATGAGAAGGTAAAAAACTTAATCCAGGAAGCTTAGGTTAAGTGCAGCTAGCGTTGTTCAGAATTCCCCCATCCCTTTCCGGAATAGTCTTCTTTGCAGCCATTATTTGGGGTGTCATGCAACACATTGTGTGACAACCAAATAAGGATTGCAAAGGAGACTACATGTACCTCTGGAACACTTCACTTTCCTTTTAACTGCAGAAGACAAATGACCAAGTGTTCATTAAAACATAAGCCCTAAAGAAACAAGAAACTATAACTCACGGATTTCTTCTTGGATGAACTGGAGAAATAACATCAGCCTCAGTGCATCTTCTTTTGAAAGGTCCAGTACTTGAAGGTGTATCTCCCGGTGAACAACCTCAAAAAAACCCAGGCACGATTGTGTAATAAAACTCAACACCTATACCTTGCACATAACCCAAGCtacaataatcataataattcattaacaattattctccATAGCAAAGGTGGCAAGTGGTGGATGTATTTATCGAACCACGAAAAGGCAAttaaggtaaatatccaccagcAGTAACCAACactaaaggccgggacacactaggcgataagtcccTGCGACACGTTGCGGGGACAAGTCAAggcaacaattcgccttgtgtgacacggttaatttcatgaaaatcgtTGTCGCTGCGGAAGAATTTTGTCGCcacgatcagtcgcacgaattcaaaccagtttgaattcgtgcgacttatcgcagcgacaaaattagcgaaagcagagTTGtagcatcgtgtgtacacttcggcaacaagtcgctgcgacaaaatataaatgaaccaatgagagagcgtcatatggttaGCCATATTGTATtcgaaaactagttcacatcccccctcatacgagatcactgttCACTGAACAGGCGTCATGtagcagcgacttgttttgcaagtggtacacatggagcaacttgttgcagacatgtcgctgcgacttgtcgcctagtgtgccCCGGCCTTAAGGTGAATACAGAGtagttgttttagtaaatttaaATATGTCCATGTACAGTACTTACCCTCTCTTGGGCTCTTTGACAATGACCTAAGAAGAATTAGAAATCAAGTAtttacaaaaagcaaaatacgGAAAGAAAAGTAAGGAAAAATAATAGAGGAATCTTATTTTACATATACCTTTTAtaccatttttctttcttcaaaagTGGTATTGTGAGTCTCCGTTTCGGATTATTCACCagaatcttttttaaaaactctGAAAGAGTGGAAAAATTGTGATCAAACAAaagataataatttattatttataaaacCAATGGTACAtggacatgttttttttttttcatcaatccattcacacctcaaacaccctaggatgctcccagttgacgagtaaaatcatctggcattagacagtctcattcccaggggtcaatggattAAAATAAGGATCTTGTGTCATCTCCAATTATCGACTGAGTGTTGACCGAGTAGCAACCGAGGGTCAACTGATATATCAACCGTGAGTCGGCTGTCATATCGCGCGACACATTGACCGTTGCCATCGATCGAGGCCCTCTATAAGACACAAGATCCTAAAATGATGTGAACAAGTTTTACACTAAATTTACAGTCACTAAGGCCCACTTCAAACATTGAActtttcatgtacatgtacatgaattcAAATGTAACCCACCAAATTCATTCAGTAAAGTACATGAAAAGATCAATGTTTCAATCAATTATGTTCAACACACCTAATTTACTGTAGAGTCAACGCAAGAATTAAGTTTGAGTGACCTACATGGGAAAATTGACTGAAGAGCGACTTCGAATCAAATGTCAAACTTCTCATGTGTCGAATAAAATGCATGAAGTTGTATAATTTATTTTAGCATCCCACAATTCTCTTCTTAAACAGAAGCTGAGTGGTAGGCATTGTACATCATGATTAGTGATAAGTTCAACAAAATAAGTTCAACGTCTGAATCAACCCTGTTAACTTTACTACATGTATTTGGATCGAACCAAATAGGGATTTAAGTTCagtacatgaaaagttcgacgtttgaactggGCCTAATTAAGTTAATGAGGTATCGAGTCAAAGTTTTAATTGAATGTCTTCTTCTTAACTCACAACAAAGAactaaaaaatcaaaaactcgTTACTATTTTTAAACCTAATGACTCTAGGCTCATCTTGGTCCATGGTGTTCTGTGCGTTCGGCCATCAGTCCAATCAGCATACTCTTTGTATTGCCTTGTTGGCTGATCCCAAGGGAGTTCTATAAACCAATGACAAGATTTAAGCCAGAGACTCGTGTCCATTTTTAATAAGGTAGGTTTACAGTTAAAAACTGTAGACTAAAACTTCAACTTATTTTGCCACAATTGAACAGCAGCACACTGGAGTTTGTTGATAGAATGCAAAATTACAAATTCTCATTCTAACAGTGATTGAGTTTCCACTTATTATCATGACCCGGCATTAAATCCTGgacttaaccctttcattaATTCCCAAGAttgaaacgttcattctcctaactagtaccatagatttctttgttgggtaatcatgagaatttggtgttatatcaagatcacatcccttaagctgataataactATCTTTTTTCTCagtacctgtctgactgacatttcaatgaaactgtgaggagaatttacatgcttatCACTCCTGGGAGCCAAATGGTTAACACACTACAAGTTTGTGGGATGACTTTGTTTCTCCTCTACTCTGTTTAGTTCCACGAAGTTATTCTCAGGGTGCTTTGCTTTTCTCCTCTCACCAAAAACCACATTAATTGATTCTGTCTGCTTTAATTCATTGAGATGTTACTGCCTTATCACTAAAATACAGTTAATGGAACACGACCATACTAAAAGGGCTATTCATGTCACAATAATTATCTTTGTGTTCTTTGTAATCGGTCCTTCAAGATCATAAAATCAATGGTCTtcttgtaaataaaacgaggacataCATTGTaaagggaggcgcggtggcctcatggttagtgtgctcgactttggagcgaatggtccgggttcgggacctggccggggacattgtgttgtgttcttgggcaagacacttaactCCCTctgtgcctctctccacccaggtgtataaatgggtaccagcgaaaagctgggggtaaccctgcgatggattagcatcccatccagggggaagtagaaatactcctagttgcttcatgctacagaaaccggggataagcgccagcctgatgggccactaggcctgtaagctgactttaccttttaTACATTGTAAAGACCTTGTTCCTACATgtagatctcagattataacatgcatctgcattggccaaatctgttaaggcTTCATTCATTACTGCTAAAGAGCCTAAAGAGCCATGCAATACCTACCTGTTACAATGTACATAGCAGAACCCGTACCACtagctactttaatagacagagtctagctataaaagcctcagtttgCCGTCCTAGGTTCACTTGGCAcctagctgtttgcaatttgttaaagtttttcccctccctccctccttttggagatgggttggatGTACTGCTTTGCaatcattaaaattgggtcactTCTTTGTGGTGCcgttaagtctgcgcagcgacttcctccaagcttgttggctcatTTGTCTTTGTACATTGCttgctaaccaatactcttgacCTATCCAGAACATgctgtttaccactcagcttgtagtgctggggagataagtgacgTTGTTTTATGTCATGCAATCAGGAAGTTGCATGGGCTAACCAGCTGCAAGGCACTGTTCCCCTTAAAAAACGCAAATATATCTGTTGTCTTGTTCTATTGTGCCTTCCCTTATGCGTTTAAAAGTTCATTATGTTGATATCAAGGAACAATgaaattactttttttaaaaaaagggaaaaacatTGTGTACAAGTCTGTTTTTAGTAGAACATGATGTCAGGTTTAACAGTTGTCAACCTACCTCCTGCTAACATGGCAACTAAGACAATGCCACAGGACCAAATGTCTGCAGGCTCAGCTCGGTATTCACAATCAGACAAAACCTACATTGCAAATGATGCATCATTATCATCATGGCAAAGCTCTCAGGTGCAAATTTCACcacaaaaattacaaggaataaaaaaaagaattattcaTTCCTACCTCGGGTGCAACATAAGGGGGCGTTCCACAACATCGTCTTCCCAGGGGTCGTTCCTTGCCTTTGTATCGGAAAACAGTTGCAAAGCCAAAATCTGATATTTTCAAATTATCTAAGAATAGGAATCAGCATTGAGCAGCAAAAGAAATATTTCAAACTAATAGTGATCATAAAATGCAGAAAACCCTAACTTGTCCATTGTAACTGCAAGTACAGTACATTTACAATGTAGACCTCGGCCTGAATTTAACATCGGTAATTCAGACTTTGAGGTTGTTTCAGTACTGACTTGACCTAAACTGTAAATAATTAAGTGAATTATCACTACTGTTACCATCAGAATCAAGAAGAAGGTTTTCAGGTTTTATGTCTCTGTGAGTGACACCCTGTTTGTGCAAGTACTCCTAttagaaaagaaataaataaataaatgagagAAGAAgctaataacaatattattattattattattattattatcttgttttcgcacattggacttccaatggaacttccgtactccaggaagcttggtgacaattattattattattattattattattattaccaccCCAGTTAATAAAcccatttctttgtttcactcacccaccgatgcagcaccacagtatctttagaaactaaaccccttttTTAAATCCATTTTCTTACATGTAGTGTTATTTATAGAATAGTTTTTTATTAATTCTAGTCACAGAAATTCTAGTCACACAGAAGGATTTTCTAAAAAAACCTCCCTTTAGGGTGGGACTAgggtggtggggggggggaagcaATTCATGGTACAACAGGTTACTCTTACCACTCCCTCTATGAGTTGCCTGAAATATCGCTGAGCCTGTTGTAATGGCATTCCACAATCAGGTTCTGAAAGACATCAACGTAAATTTTGTGTGAGCGTTTTGTGTAAGGTGAGACGTTGAAGTATGGTAGGAGGGGACATAAGACAAGAGCCTGGGAGaataatagcccatttccgagttgctgcatgcctcagtttcaaagcgagtcctggtgcacaactattcaaatggaaatgagttgtgtATTTTTAtgtaaatcaaactcatttcccttacaatagttaagcaccaagactcactttcaaaccaagacaaacagcaactcgcaaatggcctattatatAGGGGATGAGACTCACTGGTAGACAAGAggaaaaaggacaaaaagaggGAATCATAACAGAGCAAGAAGCAGAAGAGAATCAATGCAAAAACTGTTAGAGAAACATGAAAAAGTGGGAGTTTTTGACTGTGTTCCCTGCCTCAACCACATTTCACTACAATGTAGAGCAGGAATGTCACACTGGTAAGAGCACTGGCCTACAGGAAGAGAATAtaacatccacaagtttttcgagtccgTAACGGACAAGCGagtctttaacgaaggcctcgtcttttccgataaactcttccatTTTAATATGAAAACATGTGTGTCAAATGCCTGGGGGTCGCCCcggggtaggctaatgcccagcccccgggtcacgataaaattgcgaatgccccacccctgggacagacaacttgagcaaatgcTCCACGGTTGCccgggatgggggggggggggggggttgggcactgctggaattgattgatgcattactcccacccctcccccctctcctTTGtcggctggtctttcatataccggatccaaaataattaataaagacaaaacaaaagaacaaagcaaacataacaatacctaattaacaaggcctaatcggaCTAACAATGGTTCTCTTGTCATCCGCCATTTttgtccggtatatgaaagtctaccccttttgtcagccaatttttggcttACCTATTCTGTCGAACAATTCCCCACCGCTAGCACACTCCAGAAATAGGTACTGTTTTTTGCCCTCAGTTCTCTGTCCATAAAATCGAATGACGTGCACATCTTGAAGCATGCGGTGAACGCAGATCTACGATCATCAATGAACGAGTGAAAACATAAGCTTAAATAATAAAGGCTCAGGATCATTCAttcaaatattaattaaaacgtGATTAAAAGCAATCGCGTCAAAGTAATAAGCTTATAACTAACCTCCTTTTTCACATTATCATAGCAGTCTTTTTCGGTAGCTTTCTCTAAATCAATTATCTTCACAGCGATCGCCTCTTGGGTTTCCCTATTAACGGCTAGCTTCACTCTAATGGACAATCAAAGCAATTAGTCATTGGCACCGCAGCAGCTAGTTCAGCAAATCAAGCCTTTTTACGGTTATAAGATTACTTACTCGCCATAAGCACCTTCCCCAAGGGTTTCTACGAAATCCCATCCTTCTACAAAAGGTGTCATGTTATTTAGAAGCAGTAATCAAAGGTTCTTTTCACAATTCGAACTTCTGATCAGTCACCTTTCGTCCGCCATGCTTCTGCGGTAACTACAAATTTTCGCGCGCTCGATTATCATTGTGTATTCTGTACATATATGGTACTTATAACCAAATATGGATGTCCCGGTCTACGACTGTgttttcaagatggcagccTCCAGTGAGTTTTAAATATTGCGTATGAAATAATAATCCTCTTTAATCAGGCCTCTACAATAAGCGTTAGTTTTCTCTAAGACTAAAACTATCGCACTTTCGCGCGCAAGAAAATGTAACTTGTACTCAATTTTTTGTGTATTACAGCATTTCGTATCGCGCTGATCCAACTAGCGGTTTCTTCCAACAAAGCTCAGAACTTGCAGCTGGCCAGGGAGAAAATCAAGGAAGCGGTCTCTAAAGGCGCAAAGATTGTTGCGTTACCGGTTGGTATATCACAGATAAGCGACGAGTAGGTTGGGGTACAGTGTAAATTGATTCGgtatttaaaatacaaaaacatgCGTAATTGCTCCTTTGTCTTTTGAAGCGCAAAAATTAGTTGCAAGGTGTTTTTCTGCAAATTATCCTTCATCTTGGAGTAGCTATGATAAAATACCAAACAAagattcattttttttataacgGCCTCCTCATTTTCCACCAAATTAACAAACAATTTCCTTTTAACTAATTTATTCTTGTAATCATTGTTGCTACATGTATATCCCCACCAAAAGCATAGCTCTTATAAAACACTAGGTACCCATAATTCCCTaaatcaataggccatttctgagttcgtgtctgcctcctcttcaaagtgagtctaagtgcgaactttttgtgatggtaattcttctttacatttgaatgaaaactaattttcttaagaaaaactttgcccttagactcgctttgaagaggaagcagacatgaactcggaactGTCCTATCTGACTAAGGAGCTAaccctcgaaacgtcagctttcaaatttctctacaGTGGTCATACCAACCCAG
Proteins encoded:
- the LOC137983937 gene encoding serine/threonine-protein kinase Chk1-like — protein: MTPFVEGWDFVETLGEGAYGEVKLAVNRETQEAIAVKIIDLEKATEKDCYDNVKKEICVHRMLQDVHVIRFYGQRTEGKKQYLFLECASGGELFDRIEPDCGMPLQQAQRYFRQLIEGVEYLHKQGVTHRDIKPENLLLDSDDNLKISDFGFATVFRYKGKERPLGRRCCGTPPYVAPEVLSDCEYRAEPADIWSCGIVLVAMLAGELPWDQPTRQYKEYADWTDGRTHRTPWTKMSLESLEFLKKILVNNPKRRLTIPLLKKEKWYKRSLSKSPREGCSPGDTPSSTGPFKRRCTEADVISPVHPRRNPDHISASQPEPRRLDSGIGSGILDNVDDDRGVNGLCFSQPVHLDHMLLSTQMQCTPGASQTPFQRLVKRMTRFHTKKTPEKMLFKLKEVLDNLKYNFLVNSQHQVTIFTTDKRQKKLSIKINLIDMNGSLLVDFRLSKGDGLEFKRHFLKIKAQLKDIIER